One window from the genome of Actinoplanes teichomyceticus ATCC 31121 encodes:
- a CDS encoding FMN reductase, with protein MKQRTLVVVSAGLSQPSSTRLLADQLSAAAGRAASGLGVTLDIQVVELRDLAHEITDHMLTGFPPAALKQAQEAVAAADALIVVTPVFSASYSGLFKSFFDVLEPDTLTDKPVLLAATAGTARHSLVLEHALRPLFAYLRAVPVPTAVFAASDDWGANSVEGPLRGRIERAATELAREVERREPVTVADPFALTASFEDMMKSL; from the coding sequence ATGAAACAGCGCACACTCGTCGTGGTCAGCGCGGGCCTGAGTCAGCCGTCGTCCACCCGCCTGCTCGCGGACCAGCTGTCCGCGGCGGCGGGGCGGGCCGCCAGCGGGCTCGGCGTCACCCTGGACATCCAGGTCGTCGAGCTGCGCGACCTGGCCCACGAGATCACCGACCACATGCTGACCGGCTTCCCGCCGGCCGCGCTCAAGCAGGCCCAGGAGGCGGTGGCGGCGGCCGACGCGCTGATCGTGGTCACGCCGGTGTTCAGCGCGAGCTACAGCGGCCTGTTCAAGTCGTTCTTCGACGTGCTGGAGCCCGACACGCTGACCGACAAGCCGGTCCTGCTCGCGGCGACGGCCGGCACCGCCCGGCACTCGCTGGTGCTGGAGCACGCGCTGCGGCCGCTCTTCGCGTACCTGCGTGCGGTCCCGGTCCCGACCGCGGTCTTCGCGGCCAGCGACGACTGGGGCGCGAACTCGGTGGAGGGCCCGCTGCGCGGCCGTATCGAACGGGCTGCGACCGAGCTGGCCCGCGAGGTCGAGCGCCGCGAACCGGTCACGGTCGCGGACCCGTTCGCCCTCACCGCCAGTTTCGAGGACATGATGAAGTCCCTCTGA
- a CDS encoding LLM class flavin-dependent oxidoreductase yields the protein MQFGIFSVSDITTDPTTGKTPTEAQRIKDIVTIAKHAEQAGLDVFALGEHHNEPFFSSSPTTTLAYIAAQTTTLQLSTATTLITTNDPVKIAEDFAMLQHLADGRVDLMLGRGNTGPVYPWFGKDIRAGIPLAIENYALLHQLWREHVVDWEGKFRTPLQSFTSTPRPLDDVPPFVWHGSIRSPQIAEQAAYYGDGFFANHIFWPASHTQRMVGLYRERFAHYGHGDPDQAIVGLGGQVFMRRNSQDAVNEFRPYFDNAPVYGHGPSLEDFSRETPLTVGSPQQVIDRTLGFRDYVGDYQRQLFLIDHAGLPLKTVLEQLDLLGEEVVPVLRKEFAALKPAHVPDAPTHASLVARKQAETKENAETREEVQA from the coding sequence ATGCAATTCGGCATCTTCAGCGTCAGCGACATCACCACCGACCCCACCACCGGGAAGACCCCGACCGAGGCGCAGCGCATCAAGGACATCGTCACCATCGCGAAGCACGCGGAACAGGCCGGCCTCGACGTCTTCGCGCTCGGCGAGCACCACAACGAGCCGTTCTTCTCCTCGTCGCCGACCACGACGCTCGCCTACATCGCCGCGCAGACCACGACGCTGCAGCTGAGCACGGCCACCACGCTGATCACCACGAACGACCCGGTGAAGATCGCCGAGGACTTCGCGATGCTGCAGCACCTCGCGGACGGCCGCGTCGACCTGATGCTCGGCCGGGGCAACACCGGCCCGGTCTACCCGTGGTTCGGCAAGGACATCCGCGCCGGCATCCCGCTGGCCATCGAGAACTACGCGCTGCTGCACCAGCTGTGGCGCGAGCACGTGGTGGACTGGGAGGGCAAGTTCCGTACCCCGCTGCAGTCGTTCACCTCGACGCCGCGCCCGCTCGACGACGTCCCGCCGTTCGTCTGGCACGGCTCGATCCGCAGCCCGCAGATCGCCGAGCAGGCCGCTTACTACGGTGACGGCTTCTTCGCCAACCACATCTTCTGGCCGGCGTCGCACACCCAGCGGATGGTCGGGCTCTACCGGGAGCGGTTCGCGCACTACGGCCACGGTGACCCGGACCAGGCCATCGTCGGCCTCGGCGGCCAGGTGTTCATGCGCCGCAACAGCCAGGACGCGGTCAACGAGTTCCGGCCGTACTTCGACAACGCACCGGTCTACGGCCACGGGCCGTCCCTGGAGGACTTCAGCCGCGAGACGCCGCTGACCGTCGGCAGTCCGCAGCAGGTGATCGACCGTACCCTCGGATTCCGCGACTACGTGGGGGACTACCAGCGTCAGCTGTTCCTGATCGACCACGCCGGCCTGCCGCTCAAGACCGTCCTGGAGCAGCTCGACCTGCTCGGCGAGGAGGTCGTGCCGGTGCTCCGCAAGGAGTTCGCCGCGCTCAAGCCGGCGCACGTGCCGGACGCGCCCACCCACGCCTCGCTCGTCGCCAGGAAGCAGGCCGAGACCAAGGAAAACGCCGAAACCAGGGAAGAGGTCCAGGCATGA
- a CDS encoding carbohydrate-binding protein gives MGVRRQVLALVAGAGVALGSVVAFSPAGEAAVTCSSVAWAEGVTYRAGTQVTYRSRLYQALVTHTAHAGAGWNPAATPTLWGDLGACSGGGTPTPTATSVSPTASSTTSPAPTPTATGGACATRGRPAGKVLQGYWENWDGAANGVHPGLGWIPINDGRIAQHGYNVLMAAFPVIRSDGTVLWENGMDAGVKVPTAAEICAAKAQGATVLMSIGGAAAGIDLSSSTVADRFVASIVPILKAYHFDGIDIDIETGLSGSGDINTLSTSQANLIRIIDGVLAAMPANFGLTMAPETAYVTGGSVTYGSIWGSYLPIIKKYLDNGRLWWLNMQYYNGSMYGCSGDSYAAGTVQGFTVQTRCLADGLTIQGTTIKIPYDKQVPGLPAQPGAGGGHMTPALVAQAVSSVPGIKGLMTWSINWDGSKGWTFGDNVKALQGR, from the coding sequence ATGGGAGTTCGCCGCCAGGTACTGGCACTGGTCGCCGGGGCGGGGGTGGCGCTCGGCTCGGTCGTGGCGTTCTCGCCGGCCGGTGAGGCCGCCGTGACCTGCTCGTCCGTGGCCTGGGCCGAGGGGGTGACCTACCGCGCCGGCACCCAGGTGACCTACCGGTCCAGGCTGTACCAGGCCCTGGTCACCCACACGGCGCACGCGGGCGCCGGCTGGAACCCGGCCGCGACCCCGACGCTGTGGGGGGATCTGGGCGCGTGCAGCGGCGGCGGCACGCCGACGCCGACGGCCACCTCGGTCTCGCCGACGGCGTCGTCCACCACCTCCCCGGCGCCCACGCCGACCGCGACCGGCGGCGCCTGTGCGACCCGCGGCCGTCCCGCCGGCAAGGTGCTCCAGGGGTACTGGGAGAACTGGGACGGCGCGGCCAACGGCGTGCATCCCGGCCTCGGCTGGATCCCGATCAACGACGGCCGGATCGCCCAGCACGGCTACAACGTCCTGATGGCCGCCTTCCCGGTGATTCGCTCGGACGGCACCGTGCTGTGGGAGAACGGCATGGACGCCGGCGTCAAGGTGCCCACCGCCGCGGAGATCTGCGCGGCCAAGGCGCAGGGCGCCACGGTGCTGATGTCGATCGGAGGAGCGGCGGCCGGGATCGACCTGAGCTCCAGCACGGTCGCCGACCGCTTCGTGGCCAGCATCGTGCCGATCCTCAAGGCCTACCACTTCGACGGCATCGACATCGACATCGAGACCGGGCTCTCCGGCAGCGGCGACATCAACACGCTGTCCACCTCGCAGGCGAACCTGATCCGGATCATCGACGGGGTGCTCGCGGCGATGCCGGCCAACTTCGGGCTCACCATGGCGCCGGAGACGGCGTACGTCACCGGCGGCAGCGTGACCTACGGCTCGATCTGGGGGTCGTACCTGCCGATCATCAAGAAGTACCTGGACAACGGCCGGCTGTGGTGGCTCAACATGCAGTACTACAACGGAAGCATGTACGGCTGTTCCGGCGACTCGTACGCCGCGGGCACCGTGCAGGGTTTCACCGTGCAGACCCGGTGCCTGGCCGACGGCCTGACGATTCAGGGCACGACCATCAAGATTCCGTACGACAAGCAGGTCCCCGGACTGCCCGCGCAGCCCGGTGCCGGCGGCGGTCACATGACGCCGGCGCTGGTCGCCCAGGCCGTCAGCAGCGTCCCCGGCATCAAGGGCCTGATGACCTGGTCGATCAACTGGGACGGGTCGAAGGGCTGGACGTTCGGCGACAACGTGAAGGCCCTCCAGGGTCGCTGA
- a CDS encoding class I SAM-dependent methyltransferase, giving the protein MAKLDDPGLFGRQWAAHYDGPGLPDPGPAVEFLAGLAGDGPVLELAIGTGRVALPLAARGVPVEGIEASPEMVELLRRKPGGDAIAVLVDDMADVAVRGPYPLVYLVFNTLFNLTVPGRQEECFHNVARVLAPGGRFVVEAFVPDPSDFDRDEQQVQVQQVTEEAVTVRLHRYDRDAQTFLRQTVTFTDGGVRLQPFGMRYQWPEQIDAMAAAAGLELQARYATWRRDPFGPDSGDHVSVYRRPLPVTG; this is encoded by the coding sequence ATGGCCAAACTCGACGATCCAGGACTGTTCGGCCGCCAGTGGGCGGCGCACTACGACGGCCCGGGCCTGCCCGACCCGGGTCCCGCGGTGGAGTTCCTGGCCGGGCTGGCCGGCGACGGCCCGGTGCTGGAGCTGGCCATCGGCACCGGCCGGGTGGCGCTGCCGCTCGCCGCGCGTGGCGTCCCGGTGGAGGGCATCGAGGCGTCCCCGGAGATGGTCGAGCTGTTGCGCCGCAAACCGGGCGGCGACGCCATCGCGGTGCTCGTCGACGACATGGCCGACGTCGCGGTCCGCGGCCCCTATCCGCTGGTCTACCTGGTCTTCAACACCCTGTTCAACCTGACCGTGCCGGGCCGGCAGGAGGAGTGTTTCCACAACGTGGCCCGGGTGCTGGCCCCGGGCGGCCGGTTCGTGGTTGAGGCGTTCGTGCCGGACCCGTCCGATTTCGATCGCGACGAGCAGCAGGTGCAGGTGCAGCAGGTGACCGAGGAGGCGGTGACCGTGCGTCTGCACCGGTACGACCGGGACGCCCAGACCTTCCTGCGGCAGACGGTCACCTTCACCGACGGCGGGGTCCGGCTGCAGCCGTTCGGCATGCGGTACCAGTGGCCGGAGCAGATCGACGCGATGGCGGCCGCCGCCGGGCTGGAACTCCAGGCACGCTACGCGACGTGGCGGCGCGACCCGTTCGGCCCGGACAGCGGCGACCACGTCAGCGTCTACCGCAGACCGCTGCCGGTCACCGGTTGA
- a CDS encoding winged helix DNA-binding domain-containing protein: MTSLLLGPHPGSAPGDVRGVTEWFGAMQAQDLNSVLWSLGARLPGRTQPEIVAETERRDVVRTWPMRGTVHLVPSADAHWMLELTGVRALAGAARRREFLGLSEADADRAAEILGATLAGGGRMTRSECMAAIGEGGVAVAGQLGYHLLWYASQRGVTAIAPNRGTEQTFVLLDDWAPTRNKPSREEALAILARRYFRSHGPTTVKDFAGWTMLPVTDARAGIAAAGLVAVDVDGIPMWADPEVLDAGPVRGWHALPGFDEYLLGYKDRAMMATPEHLRSIIPGGNGVFQATLVRDGRVMAVWKRTLGKRAVTVTVSPLEPFTAADWVSAERALEPFAAFVGLPLTVKRLE; the protein is encoded by the coding sequence ATGACCAGCCTGTTGCTCGGCCCGCACCCGGGCAGCGCTCCCGGTGACGTCCGCGGCGTCACCGAGTGGTTCGGCGCGATGCAGGCGCAGGATCTCAACAGCGTGCTCTGGTCGCTGGGCGCGCGCCTGCCCGGGCGCACCCAGCCGGAGATCGTCGCCGAGACCGAGCGGCGCGACGTGGTGCGCACCTGGCCGATGCGCGGCACCGTGCACCTGGTCCCGTCCGCCGACGCGCACTGGATGCTGGAGCTGACCGGGGTGCGGGCGCTGGCCGGCGCGGCGCGCCGCCGCGAGTTCCTCGGCCTCTCCGAGGCCGACGCGGACCGAGCCGCGGAGATTCTCGGCGCCACGCTGGCCGGCGGCGGCCGGATGACGCGATCGGAGTGCATGGCCGCGATCGGCGAGGGCGGCGTCGCGGTCGCCGGTCAGCTCGGTTACCACCTGCTGTGGTACGCGAGTCAGCGCGGCGTCACGGCGATCGCCCCGAATCGGGGCACGGAGCAGACTTTCGTGCTGCTCGACGACTGGGCGCCCACGCGTAACAAACCGTCGCGGGAGGAGGCGCTGGCCATCCTGGCGCGTCGGTATTTCCGCAGTCACGGGCCGACCACGGTCAAGGACTTCGCGGGCTGGACCATGCTGCCGGTGACCGACGCCCGCGCCGGGATCGCCGCCGCGGGGCTGGTCGCCGTCGACGTCGACGGGATCCCGATGTGGGCCGATCCGGAGGTCCTCGACGCCGGTCCGGTGCGTGGCTGGCACGCTCTGCCCGGCTTCGACGAGTACCTGCTGGGTTACAAGGACCGCGCCATGATGGCCACCCCGGAACACCTGAGGAGCATCATCCCGGGCGGCAACGGGGTGTTCCAGGCGACCCTGGTGCGTGACGGCCGGGTGATGGCGGTGTGGAAGCGGACCCTGGGCAAACGGGCGGTCACCGTCACCGTGTCACCGCTGGAGCCGTTCACCGCCGCGGACTGGGTGAGCGCGGAGCGGGCGCTGGAGCCGTTCGCGGCGTTCGTCGGCCTCCCGCTAACTGTTAAGAGACTTGAATAA
- a CDS encoding TetR/AcrR family transcriptional regulator, whose amino-acid sequence MPRVSEAHLAARRQQILDAATRCFVRNGFHQTSMQDVIREAGLSVGAFYRYFKSKNELIMAIAGGKIGDITGIIDRLLAVQPMPPLPAFLDEVIAQVEATISGDQTVLIAVQVWGEATHDEEVAALVRDLYGRIRERVVRTAERAKDAGQLPADADAVGVGAALFGLLQGYILQRVLVGTIDRKTYVDGVRALLGTG is encoded by the coding sequence GTGCCCCGCGTCTCGGAAGCCCACCTCGCCGCCCGCCGCCAGCAGATCCTCGACGCCGCGACGCGCTGCTTCGTCCGCAACGGCTTCCACCAGACCTCGATGCAGGACGTGATCCGGGAGGCCGGGCTCTCGGTCGGCGCGTTCTACCGCTACTTCAAGAGCAAGAACGAGCTGATCATGGCGATCGCCGGCGGCAAGATCGGGGACATCACCGGCATCATCGACCGGCTCCTCGCCGTGCAGCCGATGCCGCCGCTGCCGGCCTTCCTGGACGAGGTGATCGCGCAGGTGGAGGCGACCATCAGCGGGGACCAGACCGTGCTGATCGCGGTGCAGGTATGGGGCGAGGCCACCCACGACGAGGAGGTGGCCGCGCTGGTCCGGGACCTCTACGGGCGGATCCGCGAGCGGGTGGTGCGTACCGCGGAGCGGGCGAAGGACGCCGGTCAACTCCCGGCCGACGCCGACGCGGTCGGCGTCGGAGCCGCCCTCTTCGGGCTGCTGCAGGGCTACATCCTGCAGCGTGTCCTGGTGGGCACGATCGACCGCAAGACGTACGTGGACGGCGTGCGCGCCCTCCTCGGCACGGGCTGA
- the epsC gene encoding serine O-acetyltransferase EpsC — MFEDIRAACRRDPALYGIRSAEVLLYPGLWAVWSHRLAHPLHRAGLPLLPRLLSQVTRLLTGIEIHPGAVIGRRLFIDHGAGVVIGETARIGDDVTVYHRVTLGGRGWRRDPKGSRRHPTVGDRVVLGVGATVLGPVRVGDDAEIGAHCLVTADVPAGARLRAGQARETPDRSDLGPLEGPARDGPVHSWPPQGPATDVPARRGLPMQETPDPGLCAGNQQRAAAAPRTREEQRSRR, encoded by the coding sequence GTGTTCGAGGACATCCGCGCCGCCTGCCGGCGCGATCCCGCCCTGTACGGCATCCGCAGCGCCGAGGTGCTGCTCTATCCCGGACTCTGGGCCGTCTGGTCGCACCGCCTCGCGCACCCGCTGCACCGCGCCGGGCTGCCGCTGCTGCCCCGGCTGCTGTCCCAGGTGACCCGGCTGCTCACCGGCATCGAGATCCACCCGGGCGCGGTGATCGGGCGGCGGCTGTTCATCGACCACGGCGCCGGCGTGGTGATCGGCGAGACCGCCCGGATCGGCGACGACGTGACCGTGTACCACCGGGTCACCCTGGGCGGCCGTGGCTGGCGCCGGGACCCGAAGGGCAGCCGCCGGCACCCCACCGTCGGCGACCGGGTGGTGCTCGGCGTGGGCGCCACCGTCCTGGGCCCGGTCCGGGTCGGCGACGACGCGGAGATCGGCGCGCACTGCCTGGTGACCGCCGACGTGCCGGCCGGCGCCCGGCTGCGCGCCGGGCAGGCCCGGGAGACGCCGGACCGCAGCGACCTCGGGCCCCTGGAAGGCCCGGCGCGCGACGGTCCGGTCCACTCGTGGCCACCGCAGGGCCCGGCGACGGACGTCCCGGCCCGGCGTGGCCTGCCGATGCAGGAAACCCCCGATCCCGGCCTGTGCGCAGGCAACCAGCAGCGAGCGGCTGCCGCGCCGCGGACCAGAGAAGAACAGAGGAGCCGGCGATGA
- a CDS encoding putative glycolipid-binding domain-containing protein produces the protein MTMTGARGPALAERPRADLPATPLTWQRTDVVGTELVFPRGSRPAGSAIVAGSRPYTMTWQAELTPAAEVTALHVTCRGDGWSRELRLGRADSAWSCRVEHAGDPGELPFAGTDQLDLLDPAAVLRLADSPIFVSWAIRRLGLTVTSGPVTVPVVRVQAPSLAVVPGTMTFHLVSPQRLRITGDRPAVTLELDDTGTVAYQPGHLRLAR, from the coding sequence ATGACGATGACCGGTGCTCGGGGGCCGGCCCTGGCGGAACGGCCGCGCGCGGACCTGCCCGCCACCCCACTGACCTGGCAGCGGACCGATGTGGTCGGCACCGAGCTGGTGTTCCCGCGCGGGTCGCGGCCGGCCGGATCGGCGATCGTCGCGGGGTCGCGCCCCTACACGATGACCTGGCAGGCCGAGCTGACGCCGGCCGCCGAGGTCACGGCGCTGCACGTGACCTGCCGGGGCGACGGCTGGAGCCGGGAGCTGCGGCTGGGTCGCGCGGACAGCGCGTGGTCGTGCCGGGTGGAGCACGCCGGTGACCCCGGTGAGCTGCCGTTCGCGGGCACCGACCAGCTCGACCTGCTGGACCCGGCGGCGGTGCTGCGGCTGGCCGATTCGCCGATCTTCGTCTCTTGGGCGATCCGCCGTCTCGGCCTGACCGTGACGTCCGGCCCGGTCACCGTGCCGGTCGTCCGGGTGCAGGCGCCGTCGCTGGCCGTGGTGCCCGGGACCATGACGTTCCACCTGGTCAGCCCGCAGCGGCTGCGCATCACCGGGGACCGGCCGGCGGTCACGCTCGAGCTCGACGACACCGGCACGGTCGCCTACCAGCCCGGTCACCTGCGCCTGGCACGCTGA
- the pgi gene encoding glucose-6-phosphate isomerase has protein sequence MSEHVSDSAEWQALQGHAEKISGVHLRDLFDSDPRRGERYAAEVADLYVDYSKNLVTDEVLSALFALAGRAKLTERITAMFSGEHINVTEDRAVLHTALRLPRDARLVVDGQDVVADVHEVLDRMGVFADKVRSGEWKGHTGERIRTVVNIGIGGSDLGPVMAYEALKDYTQRDIECRFVSNIDPTDLYEKTRDLDPASTLFIVVSKTFTTQETLTNAAEARNWLLAALKDEAAVAKHFVAVSTNAAKVADFGIDTENMFGFWDWVGGRYSLPSAVGLSVLIALGKERFAEMLAGYHAVDEHFRTTPIERNVPALLGLINVWYDTFLGAQSHAVLPYAQYLHRFAAYLQQLTMESNGKSVRLSGERVTFQTGEVFWGEPGTNGQHAFYQLIHQGSKLIPADFIGFSKPNHDIGQMHDLFMSNFLAQTGALAFGRTLEQVQAEGTRPEVAPHRVMPGNHPTTTILAEKLTPATFGQLVALYEHITFTQGVIWEINSFDQWGVELGKVMANQLAPKLTSAQAPADDADSSTNTLIKRYRAQRGR, from the coding sequence ATGAGCGAACACGTTTCCGACAGCGCCGAGTGGCAGGCCCTACAGGGCCACGCCGAGAAGATCTCCGGCGTCCACCTGCGTGACCTGTTCGACAGCGACCCGCGGCGTGGCGAGCGCTACGCCGCCGAGGTCGCCGATCTGTATGTCGACTACAGCAAGAACCTGGTCACCGACGAGGTGCTGTCCGCGCTGTTCGCGCTGGCCGGCCGGGCCAAGCTGACCGAGCGGATCACCGCGATGTTCAGCGGCGAGCACATCAACGTCACCGAGGACCGCGCCGTGCTGCACACCGCGCTGCGCCTGCCGCGCGACGCCCGGCTGGTGGTCGACGGCCAGGACGTGGTGGCCGACGTGCACGAGGTGCTGGACCGGATGGGCGTGTTCGCCGACAAGGTGCGCTCCGGGGAGTGGAAGGGGCACACCGGCGAGCGGATCCGTACCGTGGTGAACATCGGCATCGGTGGCTCCGACCTGGGCCCGGTGATGGCGTACGAGGCGCTGAAGGACTACACCCAGCGCGACATCGAGTGCCGGTTCGTGTCGAACATCGACCCCACCGACCTGTACGAGAAGACCCGCGACCTGGACCCGGCCAGCACGCTGTTCATCGTGGTGTCGAAGACCTTCACCACCCAGGAGACGCTGACCAACGCCGCGGAGGCGCGCAACTGGCTGCTCGCCGCGCTCAAGGACGAGGCCGCGGTGGCCAAGCACTTCGTCGCGGTCAGCACCAACGCCGCGAAGGTCGCCGACTTCGGCATCGACACCGAGAACATGTTCGGCTTCTGGGACTGGGTCGGCGGGCGCTACTCGCTGCCGTCCGCGGTCGGCCTGTCGGTGCTGATCGCGCTCGGCAAGGAGCGGTTCGCCGAGATGCTCGCCGGTTACCACGCCGTCGACGAGCACTTCCGGACCACCCCGATCGAGCGCAACGTGCCGGCCCTGCTCGGCCTGATCAACGTCTGGTACGACACGTTCCTCGGCGCGCAGTCGCACGCGGTCCTGCCGTACGCGCAGTACCTGCACCGGTTCGCGGCCTACCTGCAGCAGCTGACCATGGAGAGCAACGGCAAGTCGGTGCGGCTGTCCGGCGAGCGGGTCACCTTCCAGACCGGCGAGGTGTTCTGGGGCGAGCCCGGCACCAACGGCCAGCACGCCTTCTACCAGCTCATCCACCAGGGCAGCAAGCTGATCCCGGCGGACTTCATCGGGTTCAGCAAGCCGAACCACGACATCGGCCAGATGCACGACCTGTTCATGTCGAACTTCCTGGCCCAGACCGGCGCGCTGGCCTTCGGGCGGACGCTGGAGCAGGTCCAGGCCGAGGGCACCCGGCCCGAGGTGGCCCCGCACCGGGTGATGCCGGGCAACCACCCGACCACCACGATCCTCGCCGAGAAGCTCACCCCGGCGACGTTCGGCCAGCTGGTCGCCCTCTACGAGCACATCACGTTCACCCAGGGCGTGATCTGGGAGATCAACTCGTTCGACCAGTGGGGGGTGGAGCTGGGCAAGGTGATGGCCAACCAGCTCGCACCGAAGCTGACCTCGGCGCAGGCGCCCGCCGACGACGCCGACTCGTCGACGAACACGCTGATCAAGCGCTACCGCGCGCAGCGCGGCCGCTGA
- a CDS encoding MarR family winged helix-turn-helix transcriptional regulator, with protein sequence MVQVPGTQRADVRRSAAGHRPGPGDERPPAARQPRQRCAAPPDGAAADETVVRALMLASRAFVGLTLRSLGAAAADVTLPQFRTLVVLAVRGPLRSTDIAEELGVNPSTGTRMCDRLVRKGLIDRMPDPGDRRVVRLGLTSAGRDVVGRVIAARRAELVRIVAATAGVWQPAVIDALTAFAAATGEGGEPDWWLGWSADPADGSPDRSGDPVSGDPAGGWV encoded by the coding sequence GTGGTGCAGGTCCCGGGCACGCAGCGCGCCGACGTCCGCCGTTCCGCCGCCGGCCACCGGCCGGGGCCCGGCGACGAGCGCCCGCCCGCCGCCCGGCAGCCCCGGCAGCGCTGCGCGGCGCCGCCGGACGGCGCCGCGGCCGACGAGACCGTGGTACGGGCGTTGATGCTGGCCAGCCGGGCGTTCGTCGGGCTGACCCTGCGCTCGCTGGGGGCGGCCGCGGCGGACGTGACGCTGCCGCAGTTCCGGACGCTGGTGGTGCTGGCCGTACGCGGGCCGCTGCGCAGCACCGACATCGCCGAGGAACTCGGCGTCAACCCGTCCACCGGGACCCGGATGTGCGACCGCCTGGTGCGCAAGGGCCTGATCGACCGGATGCCCGACCCGGGCGACCGGCGGGTGGTCCGGCTGGGCCTGACCAGCGCCGGGCGCGACGTCGTCGGCCGGGTGATCGCCGCCCGGCGCGCCGAGCTCGTCCGGATCGTCGCCGCGACGGCCGGGGTGTGGCAGCCCGCGGTGATCGACGCGCTGACCGCCTTCGCCGCGGCCACCGGCGAGGGCGGCGAGCCGGACTGGTGGCTCGGCTGGTCCGCCGACCCGGCCGACGGGTCGCCTGACCGGTCCGGCGACCCGGTGTCCGGTGACCCGGCCGGTGGATGGGTCTGA
- a CDS encoding cupin domain-containing protein, whose protein sequence is MSDRPPLAERLDMAPHPEGGWFRETWRSPHSFHPPGYPGARAAATAIYFLLHPGERSAWHVVRSDELWFWHSGGPLTLTLGGSGDRPGAEEPLLLGPDLAAGQQPQLVVPAGCWQSAAPAGDEPVVVSCVVAPGFDYADWRLL, encoded by the coding sequence ATGAGCGACCGACCGCCGCTGGCCGAGCGGCTCGACATGGCGCCCCACCCGGAGGGCGGCTGGTTCCGGGAGACCTGGCGGTCCCCGCACAGTTTCCACCCTCCGGGGTACCCGGGAGCCCGCGCCGCCGCGACCGCGATCTACTTCCTGCTGCACCCCGGGGAGCGCTCGGCGTGGCACGTGGTGCGCTCGGACGAGTTGTGGTTCTGGCACTCCGGCGGGCCGCTGACGCTGACCCTGGGTGGGAGCGGTGACCGGCCGGGCGCCGAGGAGCCGCTGCTGCTCGGGCCGGACCTCGCCGCCGGGCAGCAGCCGCAGCTGGTGGTGCCGGCCGGCTGCTGGCAGAGCGCCGCCCCGGCCGGCGACGAGCCGGTCGTGGTCAGTTGCGTGGTCGCCCCCGGCTTCGACTACGCCGACTGGCGCCTGCTCTGA